From the genome of Apodemus sylvaticus chromosome 3, mApoSyl1.1, whole genome shotgun sequence, one region includes:
- the LOC127679897 gene encoding bile acid-CoA:amino acid N-acyltransferase: MAKLTAVPLTALVDEPVHIRVTGLAPFQVVCLQASLKDEKGVLFRSQAFYRASEMGEVDLKHDSSLGGDYMGVHPMGLFWSLKPEKPLSRLLKRNVNIPHQLHIKLCYPYFPVEGIVVSPPLDSLILERWYKAPGVTRIQVKEGRIRGALFLPPGEGPFPGVIDLFGVAGGLIEFRASLLASHGFATLALAYFGYDDLPSRLEKIDLEYFEEGVEFLLRHPKVLGPGVGIISVCIGAEIGLSMAISLKQITAAVLINGPNFVSGIPHVYRGQVNPPIPFNEEFILTNALGLAEFYRTFEETADKDSKYCFPIEKAHGHFLFVVGEDDKNLNSKVHANQATAQLMKNGKKNWTLLSYPGAGHLIEPPYSPLCPASRTPSVIPGVYWGGEVIPHAAAQEHAWKEIQKFLKQHLIPDLRSWL; encoded by the exons ATGGCCAAGCTGACAGCTGTTCCTCTCACTGCTCTTGTTGATGAGCCCGTGCACATCCGGGTCACAGGCCTGGCCCCCTTTCAGGTGGTGTGCCTTCAGGCTTCACTAAAAGATGAGAAGGGAGTCCTGTTTAGGTCTCAGGCCTTCTACAGGGCCAGTGAAATGGGTGAGGTAGATCTGAAGCATGATTCCTCACTTGGAGGAGACTACATGGGGGTCCACCCCATGGGTCTTTTCTGGTCCTTAAAACCTGAAAAGCCATTGAGTAGATTGTTAAAAAGAAATGTGAATATCCCCCACCAACTCCACATAAAACTTTGCTATCCATACTTTCCAGTAGAAGGCATAGTGGTCAGTCCTCCATTGGATAGCCTGATTCTGGAAAGGTGGTATAAGGCACCAGGTGTCACGAGGATCCAGGTAAAGGAAGGCCGCATCCGGGGagccctgtttctgcctccag GAGAAGGTCCTTTCCCAGGGGTCATTGACTTATTTGGAGTTGCCGGTGGACTGAttgagttccgggccagcctcTTGGCCAGTCATGGCTTTGCCACGTTAGCTCTGGCTTACTTTGGCTATGATGACCTGCCCTCTCGACTGGAGAAGATAGATCTAGAGTATTTTGAAGAAGGTGTAGAGTTTCTCCTGAGACATCCTAAG gTCCTGGGCCCAGGTGTTGGTATCATTTCTGTATGTATTGGAGCAGAGATTGGACTTTCTATGGCTATTAGCCTAAAACAAATAACAGCCGCTGTACTTATAAATGGGCCTAATTTTGTTTCTGGCATTCCACATGTATATCGTGGTCAGGTCAACCCACCTATACCCTTCAATGAAGAATTTATACTCACCAATGCCTTGGGACTTGCAGAGTTTTATCGAACCTTTGAGGAAACTGCAGATAAGGATAGCAAATATTGTTTTCCCATTGAAAAAGCTCATGGACATTTCCTTTTTGTGGTGGGAGAAGATGATAAGAATCTCAATAGCAAAGTGCATGCTAATCAAGCCACAGCACAGCTGATGAAAAATGGGAAGAAGAATTGGACTCTGCTGTCTTACCCTGGGGCAGGTCACCTGATTGAGCCTCCCTACTCCCCTCTGTGCCCAGCCTCAAGGACACCCTCTGTGATCCCAGGTGTCTACTGGGGAGGAGAGGTTATCCCACATGCAGCTGCTCAGGAGCATGCttggaaggagatacagaaattTCTCAAGCAGCATCTCATTCCAGATTTAAGAAGTTGGCTCTGA